AAAGGAACTAAAAGTATATCAAGACAACGAGGCCACATGACAGATTCTTCAAATTCAGCCacattgtatttatttgatGTATTTTATAATTACACAGAATGGCTGATATGAGATTCAACTGGCCATACATTTAGACATCTGAACTAAAACTCCCGCTTGAggcatacatatttttttatactttaatttgaaaaaaaaaaagtaattatgaTTTTGCATCTAcaccaaaaatatttgaataggATATTCACACAATGGTGgaaatctaaacaaatgaaacacggaatgacatttttcacattttaatcGAGCTATCTCGTATTGTACACTTATTTTGTATAATCACaatgctcttgctctctcttttttttttttttttttttaaaccaagtgGCATCTGAACACGAGATCGTCGCTACTTGGGAGGGCCTCCCATTTGATTCATATCACTATGCACCTCATCTTTATCCTTactctttttttctcctctcgGCAAGACCTGCGCGTCAGGATTGGGGTTGTTGACGACGCCCATAAAAATCGGCACTTTCGTCTTCTCCTCCACGAGGGCGAAGAGGAAGGGGTGGTTCAGGTAGAAAATCGGACTGGACGAGCGTGAGATGACGACGGTGGTGGCGGCGGAGGCCTCCGCCCCCTCCTCGTTGATCTCCATGGCGGCTTTGTGCTGGATGCTGGACACCAGTAAGGGCCCGTCGGCCATGTCGGCTAGGTTGGGGCTGGAAAACATCTCTCCGAGGCCTGGTGTGGAGGACAAGGTCGGTGAAGGTTAAGAGTTCAGATTGACTTTTGCACAAACGTGACTTACCCATTTTGGTGAAGACCTCCTGCAGCTCCTGAGCGTACTCCAGCTTGAATTTGGGGACTTTGACGTGAACGACTCTTTGCTTGGGCAGACGAGAGTAAACGCTGGAAATATTCAGCTTAGGAGCAAGCGAGGAAATGTTGACGTGGCCGGACATGGGCATGATTACTAAAAAGCTCATCCCCCTCACAAACGGGAAGCTTGCGACCTGCGCGgggggaagaagaaaatatGTCATAAAGATGTAAATCCATGGGTTGGAGGATGATTTGTTTCTGATGAGTCGGAGATGAAAGCTGCTAAGACAACTATAGTCGTCTCACTCGCTCAATACTCGATACTGAGAGTTGTGAAATTTCAAGTCCGATGGAGAATATCAGCACAGAACTTCTCACCTGGGACTCGAGTTCACTGTCGAAAAGAAAACTCAAAGGATGTTTGAAATTTTCCATGATGTCCACGTTGACCATCTGCTTGTCGTTCAGGAAGAAGGCCCCGGTGGTGGTGGCTTGCGGGTCGAAGCGAGCTTCCCATTCACCTGAGGAAAAAAACAGCGAGGACTTTGCGGTTACAGAGAGCCATTTTGTCGCTTGAGATGTTGGTTGACCTTTGAAGTGGACGGCGTTGATGAGCATGAGCAGCATGTTAGGCGGCAACGCAGACAGGAagtccttcatcttcccgtcGGTGGCGTTTTCCACCCAGCCGTTGAGCTGCTTCAGGTTCTCCAGGACGGCCGGCTCCGAGTCGTACAGGCGTTTGGATTCCACGAGGAAGTCCTCCTTTGGAATAAAGCCTACAACAAAAATGTACGTTTGATTTGAAATCTACAAGAATGAAtaaaagtatgttttttttaggacCTTGGCGAAGGAAGATGCGGGTGCCGATTTTCAGGTCGCTGTTTCGGAGCAGTGTCAAGACGTGATTGACGGCATGGTGGTAGCACGTGATggtgttgccatggagatgttGCATCAGCAGTTCCTCGGTCTCGTTGACGGCACCTGCGGAGAAAAACGGGTGACGGGTTATGAAATCTGGGTGTCGTACGAGACAAGCAGATGGATGAGGAGATGGAGAGCCAATTCGTTATCATTGTTTTGGATTTTCAGACCGATTCATCGATTATTAAGCTAATCGTGAGTGACGGCCCCGATTTGATTACGGTCACAATCTTACCAAGAGCCAACTGGGAGAGCGCCAAAGCGATGCTGAAAGGCGATATCATGACATTGGGCTGCTCGGGCGTGGTTTTGAGATGCTGCAGCAGCTCCATGCCCAACTTCTGAACGGCGGCGGCGACAGCATCGCTGGTCTCCGAGTTGCGGCCGATGACCGCGCAGCCCTCGTCCTCCTCCGAGTCCTCCTCGTCGGGTCCGGCGGTTGACAGACTCGGCTCTGGCGTGCTTTCGTTTACCTGGACGGCATTTTGACAAAAGTTAAttcgggacaaaaaaaaaaagtagattcAAGTTGTGTCCTAAAGTACAAGTTGAAAAACAGAAACGCACTTTGTACCCATTtcgataacatttttttttttttttttaaatccacacAATTTTTATTTAAGCCATTTGTTCCTGAAGCGTTGCTAATATTATGAACTGagctacaattaaaaatgctaaattagaaaataatgacaacatacctttgtgtgtgtttttacgaTCAGGCAAAAAATGTTGCCACCAAACAATTCTCCTCGATAATTCTCATTTCAAAGAAGGATTACAAAATAATgatataattaaaaaagaaaatactcaaGTACAAAAATACTGACAGTTACAAAGTATTTATAGTTCATTCCTTCCTACTGACCTTTTGGCTGGGATTCAGGGGCAGCGATGGGGTCGACTCTTCTCCTGCCACCTCAGCATTCTGTTGTGAaattaaaatgtgaattttatGATATATGATGATATTTGTGGCACATGGCCGACTTACAGTCACTCCTTGGTTGTAGAGACAGATGAAGAGGAGTGTCAAGCGAAGATCCATCTCCTAACGAAACGTAGcttgtaaaaaaattttttttttagtccagtGCACAAAATGTTccaatttgggggggggggtcaaagtacataagattttttttttgttagatttTGCTGGTTTTAGAAAATCATTCTAGTCGCCCAACTTGTGGGAAACTAAGTTACCTGAAACATCAGAATCCCAAACCAGGTTTCAGATCAATTTCTCGATCCCAATCACATTAAATCTTAACTTTGACTTCAAGAAATGTCCCAAAATCGAGAAAGCATCGAGTAGTTTAGTTGTGCGATGGGTCAGTTTGTCAGGCCGTGGCCTCGTGTCAGTAAAGATCAACAAAAGCAGAGTAGACATCCAACACGCTAACATTTTCCATAGAGTCCAATTTTTTATCTTACCTTAAATTTAAAttagtgtataaaaaaaataagtaaaaaaaacaaaacaaaaaaagctggCGTCTTGTCCAAAAAAAGGCGCGACTGAGCGCAGATGGCGGAATTCCTGAAAGTCAAAGATTGGTTGTCGCACGGCAAACGGTTAAAGATCAACCCCCATTGATCGGGGCCTCATTGTAGCCACTATTTGTAAACGCAGCACTCCGAACCTCCAGCACGGTTAAATATCAAAGCTGCACGACTTGAGAGAAATACAATCTTAACTCAACGACAAACGTTTTTGCTTTTTGCTGGGAAATATGACAGCTCGTTTGGAAACGTCAACACAATggggcataaaaaaaaatgtaaaaaaagaaatcaggagTCATATTGGATTTTTCCCAGAAATGACGAAACACTTGGTTAAggaaaggcattttttttttttttttttgaatggtcATGACGAGTTTCTCAATTAAAAGTCCTATTTAAGTAGTAACATGAGAACACATGACGCTCCTCTGCAAACACGCCATGGCACTTTGACCAAAATGATTCAGCATgagtaaaatacaaaataagtgTTACCACGGACCTCTTGCTCAATTTGGAACAACAAACGTGAATTTAAAACACGACACCACTGAGTCAATTTGTGATTATTGAACTTTAGTgagagtcaaaaaaaaaaaagttacactgACGTGTCAGGGGATTTGAGATTAGAAAAATACGATAGACAGCAGAAGCATACAAAGTAACGCAAAAATCCATTTGAAGTGTTTTAAGAATGTGTTTTCTGTACAATTGACCTTGAATGAATAATTTTTGCCATTTCCTAAAAATGTTCAAGTAGAAAATCTTGGCGCGGACCATCGATACGGTCAATACTGTTCGggaaaacaatcaaacaaaactTTATTAGTGGATTAAAATCATTCAAGCTGAGCATTGAGGCGAGGCAGGCTTCACTTGTTTTTAGACGAAACAAAAACACTAAATAAAGATTTGATCTAGAAATACTGCATAGTTTAGTCAGTGCATTACGGGTAAAGGGTAAGTAAAAaaggtgacctttttttttttttggtatgtcgATTTTCGTGGTGGGTTGTTCGAAACGTACAACCGAAACATGAATAAATGTGtatcattatatatattaaGAATTTGTGAGTTACATGTTTTTGGGCTTTCTTAAATAACAGTTCCTCTGAGGTTTTATTTGCGTTCGGATTTGCATCCAATGCTCTCACGGGCCGGGCCGTAGGTTGGCCACCCATTTGGAATAAGACAACATAACAAGTGGTCCCTGAGCAAGTCCGTTTTCAAACAGCATCACGGACAAGGTCCAAAAATAATCGAGATAGATTCGTCGGATtcctaaaaaaaatgcttttagaAGATGTACGGGAAGATTTTCAATGGAGCGGCGCTCGTTCAAGCCAGCAAGCGGATGGCGCCGTTGTCCGAGCCCAGTAGCAAGAGCCTCTTGGTGGGCAGCACGGCCAGGCTGGTGAGCGTGCCGCGGAAGTTCTCGGAGCTCAGCTTGGTGCTGCTGACAGGGCTGAGCGAGATGTCCGCCACCGAGTACACGCCCACCTTGTTGGCCATGGTGCCCGTCACGATCTCGGAGCCGTAGAAGTCCAAGGCGTGGACGGGGTCCGACTGCGACTTGTAAACCCGGAGGGGCTTGATTTCTAGGTCTTTCCACACGGCGAGGGTGTAGTCGGTGGACGAGCTGATGACCAGGTTGCCGTCGGCCGCCTGGAGGGTGACACACAAGAGCCAAAGTCAATTACCTACAGAATTACGATCAAAACTTTCGATCCGTTTGATCAATTGGTTGCCGATTAATCGTTTTATTTCGATTGATATCAACTCTGAATTTGTCGGTTTTCCACTTCCAAAATGTGAGAAAAACACGCTGCGCTAAAAATGAGACAAAATGTTGTGTCGGAAGCCTTTTCGACACGATTGACACTCCAGGGCAGAacgcatttattttattgtattttatttttagcgcAACCCCCGTAgcaggttatttatttattttttctctgtTAGAAAAATCTGTTTTGATGACATTTCCTCACAAAGCTGTCTGCCCATTGTGCaagttgtacttttttttttcctcaattgaAAATCACGTGGCCCTGCGTCATCAGAATCTGAGTTTGAGACCGAAAAGAAAACGGTTCGTCATCCAGTGTTCCGACACAAACCGAGCGAATGCACGTCGCTGCTTGTAATCTGAAGTCCGGGGGTGCCGACAAGAGCCGCCACGCTCCTTCTAATGAGTAACTTGTGTCCATATTTGCATAAACCTGGACACTTTAAAAGCACAGGCACAATCCTTGACCCAATCTGGGGTTAAATAAAGTTTGCTCATCCTTTTGCTCTGTTGACAGCAGATTGGCTCGGTACAACATTCGCCCACCCTCCCTGCATCCGCAAGTTGCAATcctgtcaaaataaaagctagctctttgatctaaaaaaaaataaatactgatgaagctccaaaataaaacaatttgcgACGCTAGTTCCTGACAAAGTTCTATGCCATCAAATCATATGACTGAAAAATTGGATTCTTGAAACAGTTGAACTTTTGAAGATGACACTCAACATGTATTTTTCaaaggattatttttttttctctcggcgCCTGGCTCTGGCGGTGTGACCCGGGGTCCTCCATCCCACGCCTTGTTCAAACAGAAGATGTTTTCAGggaagttgcaaaaaaaaaaaaaactcacattcactcaaaaaaaacacatctgttTCGATTTATCTGAACTAAATAAATTATGACTTCCCATATAGTCTGTGTAGCTTttcataaaattaaataaacgcATTAATGATTGTCATTTGGCCAGCACGGTGGTAACTTCCGTGGTTCAATTTGTCATCCACACTCATGCTACCTTCATTTGGAGGATGTCTCCCTCATGCGCAGGCCATCCCCTCAGTACCAGGCCCGTGCGGGCATCGAGCAGGACGATGAAGCCGGACGAGAACCCCGCCGCCACGGTGCGTCCCGCCGGACTAACGGCCAGGTATCGGATGAGCCCGGCGCTTATATTGTTGTAAGCCAGTCGAAATTCATGCTGAGCGGACACAGAGGGGAAAATTCGTCACTGTCGAACGGCGGATTTTGACTCGAGGACATTAATCTCGAGGGTTATGCGTTGGCGCCGATCATTTAGTACCTGCAATCCCGGCTTGCGGGGATCAATGAAGCGGAGGACGGAATCTGCGCTTCCGAACACCACGCTGCAGTGCGGCGCGGGCATGGTGGTGACGGCCGTGATTGGATTCTTCCCATCCACTGCTTCGTATGAGCGGATCTGTCTCCCTGGGACGAGAAGAATCAAAGAGGCAAGTCCGATTGTAACCTTTGTAGCTTCACGTGACTTCGACATGAGACGCGGGGAAAGGTTCCCATTTGTCCCTCACCCGTATACTGGTCCCAAAGGTGGACGGTGCCGTCGCAGCTGACCACCTCCTGCGAAGCCTCCAGTTGTCCGACGTAGAACACCGACTTCCTATGGTCCGTATACGTGAGCCTGGCTTCCACTTCCTGCGTGCCGTCGCCGCGGTTATAAAGTGGCCACAGCTTCACGGTTTTATCTTTACCCCCGGAGAGGAAGTAATCCTCCCCGGCCAGCGGCGCCAAACATTTGGTGGCGCCCGAGTGACCCGGGAAGCTCTGCAGACGTATCTGGTggaagtggaagtgggggtcttGATGGTTAAGGCCGATTTCGTACTGCCAGTAGGCCAGCCAGTTGCCCTGCAAGGAGCGTCCGCTACGAGCTAACTCCTGCTTCAGAGCGCTGTCCTCCGGAGGGGGGCCCGTCACCCAGGAGGATGAAAAAGGGGCCACCCCGACGGACGCGCTCGAGATGGCTGAGGTGATGGTCGCGGTGGCGTTAATGGCGGCCGTGTGGTTGGAGCGTCCCCAAGAGCCGGCCAAACTCATGTTAGGGCTTGACACTTGGATTCGGTTCCCGACAAGATGGCTGCCAAACGTTCCCGACTCGGGGACGGGGTCTCCGAGCGGGTTGGAATTAGAGAGGGAGGGGCCGCAGCCTGACAGTCGACCGAAATCCGAAGAGGAAGACGGCGGCATGTCCACTCTTGGTGCTGCAGGACTTACGCTTTGGTGGTACGAGGAAGCCAACTGCCAGACCAGCTCGTGGTTGGGAACCACTTTGCGGATCGCCATGTCGCCTGCGGAACCCACAAGATCTGTTTTACAAGTCCggcgcttaaaaaaaaaaaaaaaaagaggcggtCCTTACCAATGAGGCAGTAAAAAGGGATATACGAGGCATGCGCCATCTCGGCGCTAAACACCGACTGCAGTTCCTCCAGTACGGCCAACTCGTAAGTCTCACTGGAATCTTCAGGTGTGCTCACGTCCACCACCGTCACCTCCCCGACGACCCTGCGGGGTGCGCTCTCCATCTGCAACACAAATGAATGGAGAAACTAATTTGCCACAAATACTCTCTTTCCCACTCCTTCCTTGTCAGGTACTTCCATTCCAAgttcctgtttatttttttcttagccaCGTGCGCCATTTCTTAGAAAGCAAGCCACGACGGGACCCCGCTGAAAGTAAACTCGGCGAGTAAGTCGCTTGTGAATTCCGAACGTGTACCTGAGGCCGCAGAAAATGCAGCAGGGAGAAAACGGCAAAGAAGCGGCGCAGCGTGTCGGCCATGTGCTGCTGCACCATCTCCCTCCCGATGCGCAAGCAGATGAGAGCCATCAGGCTGAGGGTCTTGAGACACACCACGGTGCGCGTCTGCCCCCCGCTGGGGAACCTGGGCACAGCAGGAGGGTGCGAaaccaaacacaaggaaagaaaataataattccCTCGCAATTGTGAATGAGTCTCTTACCCCATGTGGGGGTTGGTGAGCAGGTCAAGGAGCGGCAGTAGCACGTCCCGATTGATTTTCATCAGCATGTCCATTAGCGTGGTGTCGGAGAGGAAGACCACGATCTTCTGAGTCAGCGCCACAGCTCCCAGCAGGCTGGCCTCCTTGCGCGTGTTGAGACGCTGCGAAGACGGCGGAGATACCTGCGggccttttttttacttttacagtcCGTGCGTCGGATTGAATTTGCTTAGTCGGCGGGATTTACCAGGTATCCGATGTACGGCAGGTATTGATAGGTGAGCACGGGTTCGCCGTAAAGCTGAGCGATGTAAATGAGGCAGTCCAGCACGGACGCGGCGGCCCGGTCGCCCACGACGGGTCTTTTCTCGTAAACGCTGCCCATTCCCACGCTCTCCAGGGTGCTCTCCTCAAGTCCGGGACTGACAAAATGATGACTTTCGGGGCCTGCGGGAAGCAAGGTGACGCTCGTGGGTTGTTTTGGAACGCTAGCTTTGCCTACGTACCGATGTAGCAGTTGGTGAGCAATCTCAGCAGGTTCCTGGCCACGCATCGAGACGTCACGGTCGGTCCAAGTTTGGCAGAGAGCCACCGCACGGTTTTGCAGActgtgtctgtggagagattttttttttttgaaggggaatttaagtaaaaaaaaaaagatttttgaatGAATCATTTCATCCCAGGCTCACCTAGAAGGATTTTTTGCTCCTTGGCCAGCGATTCCTCTGTTGGATCCTGGTCAGCCTCTTCCACCTGCTCACCCATCATCCCTTTATCGGTTTCTTCCAGTACCATGGTGCTTACAAACTCGCTCTCCAGATTTGCCACGGTAGTGCCTGAAACTTCCGTGAAAGCGGAGAAGGAGAGCTCCAGCTTGGGGGTTGAAAGGTCAACCGCCGGCACTTTAAGATCATTGGTGGTTTCCTCCTCTTCCAGTTCTGCTCCCTCCTCTCCCTCGCTGGCCTGTTTCAGGTCCTGGCTGCTGTCAGCTGACTTAAGACTGGCTCGATCCCGCATGGAGTCGGCGTCGCCCGACGAGAGCTCGCTTGCGCTGCTTTTGTCGCTCAGCTTGCCCACGCTCAAGGACTCGTGGTCGTGGTCCTTGGCAGCGGAGTTCTGGTCCGCCTGTTTCCCGCTCTCTCTCGCTTCGCTGTCAGCATAAAATTCATTCTGGAAGTCCTCGGCCTCTGAGAGAAACACCTGGTCGTTGAGACTGATGCCCGAGGAGTAGTCGACCAGCCCGGTGTCGCCGACCCCCCCGCTGGCCCCGCTGCCACCGCCGACGTTCCCGCTGACGGATCCAGATGAAGACCGCGCGTCGCCGGCCTGGaagccctcctcttcctcctctcctaAAGTACAAGTCGCACTCCGCATCCCTTTGCAAGCTTCCCCGGCCGAACCGGAAGTCCAGCTTTCGAAACCGGTCAGGACCAGCAGCACGTGTGGGAGGAGATTAGACAAGAAGGCCTGCAGGCCGAGCCTCACGATCAGCTGCAGGACGAAACAGTCGGTGTAGAGATAGAAGCGTCCCCGTAGGCAGTGAGGGTTCTCGAAAACATTAACCAGTGGTTTTAGAAGGTACTTGTTTGCATTCCTGGGGCCCAGGACTCTGGAGATGGGTTCGAACAGGTACCAAGCGGCGTAGACGGCGGTGGACTCTTCGAGCATGAGGGCCAAGACGAAGGGCAAGAGGATCTCGAGACCCTCGGCCGTGATGTTGCTTCGCAGGAGCGTTTCTAACTGCTGCCACAAGTGGAAGACCACGTCCCTTCCGTGAAGGTTGCACACCGTCTCCATCTTGGCGTGGTAGGAGAAGATAAAACGATGGAGTGCCGAGAAGTAGGACGGGAAAGGGAACGGAGTGATGAATGCGTTGAGTAACTGGGAGGGCGTTGGAGGGGGAAGGCCGTCACAGATGGGTTGGTAGTCGAAAAGAAGAGGGCGTCGACACCGGTGCCTTTCTTCCGAGTGCTTCTCCGTCGGTAGCAGTTTCTCGAGAGCGTGATGTAAAGAAAGCGGGACGTCCCGGAAGCCGAGAGAGCACATTTTCAAAACGGCCTGGAAACGCTGTCTGAGCGGGGCGCCCGGTTTCAAGCCTCGGACTTTTGAGGAGTAAAATATCTCGGCGATGAGGACGCCGAGGGCTTGCATGTCTCTTTCGTAGAGCCTCGTGAGGGACGGCGGCGTTTGGATCGCTCCGAGCTCGCGTTCGGTGGCTCCTTCGGGGTGCAACACTTGGGCGTGAAGACTCTTCACCAGAAAGTTGTTCAACTTCTCCAGCTCTTCTAAAGGCTGCAGCGGGTTGAAGCCCTCAGGGAGAAGAATCTTGACGTTCTCTGTGGTCACGTTGCCCTCCGCGTGCTTTTTGTTCACCGGCCCACCTCTTTGGAGAACAGCGCTGCGCAAACCAGGTCCAACCAGGCTTGTGAAATCACCCGAGAAGGAAGTCGGCGAGTTGGACATGAGATGCGCCGCATCTCCCATCTTCCCGCCCGTCGCATTGATACCGGGCGGTGGGACGGAGCAAGCGGCGGAGTTCGATGATCCCGTGGACATTAACGAGTCCAGAGCTTCGGTAGCTTGCTCCAGGTCTTCGTCTCGGTCTACCATGGTCCAGCCGGTGGATTCACACCCCGTGGACTCTGGCACCAGTCCGTCCACAGAATCGGCCGCCGTGTCGATTTGCGGGATGTATAGAGAAGGCACGTCGAGGGCGGCGAGGCCGACGAGTGG
This genomic window from Syngnathus typhle isolate RoL2023-S1 ecotype Sweden linkage group LG6, RoL_Styp_1.0, whole genome shotgun sequence contains:
- the serpinf2b gene encoding serpin peptidase inhibitor, clade F (alpha-2 antiplasmin, pigment epithelium derived factor), member 2b, with the protein product MDLRLTLLFICLYNQGVTNAEVAGEESTPSLPLNPSQKVNESTPEPSLSTAGPDEEDSEEDEGCAVIGRNSETSDAVAAAVQKLGMELLQHLKTTPEQPNVMISPFSIALALSQLALGAVNETEELLMQHLHGNTITCYHHAVNHVLTLLRNSDLKIGTRIFLRQGFIPKEDFLVESKRLYDSEPAVLENLKQLNGWVENATDGKMKDFLSALPPNMLLMLINAVHFKGEWEARFDPQATTTGAFFLNDKQMVNVDIMENFKHPLSFLFDSELESQVASFPFVRGMSFLVIMPMSGHVNISSLAPKLNISSVYSRLPKQRVVHVKVPKFKLEYAQELQEVFTKMGLGEMFSSPNLADMADGPLLVSSIQHKAAMEINEEGAEASAATTVVISRSSSPIFYLNHPFLFALVEEKTKVPIFMGVVNNPNPDAQVLPRGEKKSKDKDEVHSDMNQMGGPPK
- the wdr81 gene encoding WD repeat-containing protein 81; its protein translation is MQPDSSSEDVTMDWLVGAVEKDLGIDRRQLSVGPRRQELVALVPVRWLVALRERKLLRFVRLESISEAELRTYLQCSQAKLPPGWTRVCVQGLRKSKLSYRLVRDPCLQLNDSSTKESYVSTMQHVSLHNVRNLWREAHSRLVQPYAGASEQMHVVAADAVRHALQKLFNSTFISCEKVSPSLSPAKEKENILPSKSDHSCPNVLSAECLLETADMLYVVLPYTQYSLHDIVSFSPAKLANSHAKVLFIIYQLLTAMQACHAAGLSCGDLSPLDVAVDEQLCSRLKINLAHYEELDSPSADDPQSAPPSDDVCSGRPNELLCKDCFDELKTLVLDWVHGRVSNFGYLMELNRLAGRRAGDPNYHPVLPWVVDFTVPFGKFRDLRRSKFRLNKGDKQLDFTYEMTKEALAAAVGSGVGGDGGGAAGQPDHLHVPHHVSDVLSDITYYVYKARQTPKWVLCNHVRSQWEPNEYPSNMERMQSWTPDECIPEFYTDPSIFRSIHPDMPDLDVPSWCKSYEEFIEVHRRLLESREVSQNLHHWIDLNFGYKLSGKDAVKAKNVCLHLVDNHTHLTTFGVVQLFDQPHPPRLSTSQYAPAEPPLVGLAALDVPSLYIPQIDTAADSVDGLVPESTGCESTGWTMVDRDEDLEQATEALDSLMSTGSSNSAACSVPPPGINATGGKMGDAAHLMSNSPTSFSGDFTSLVGPGLRSAVLQRGGPVNKKHAEGNVTTENVKILLPEGFNPLQPLEELEKLNNFLVKSLHAQVLHPEGATERELGAIQTPPSLTRLYERDMQALGVLIAEIFYSSKVRGLKPGAPLRQRFQAVLKMCSLGFRDVPLSLHHALEKLLPTEKHSEERHRCRRPLLFDYQPICDGLPPPTPSQLLNAFITPFPFPSYFSALHRFIFSYHAKMETVCNLHGRDVVFHLWQQLETLLRSNITAEGLEILLPFVLALMLEESTAVYAAWYLFEPISRVLGPRNANKYLLKPLVNVFENPHCLRGRFYLYTDCFVLQLIVRLGLQAFLSNLLPHVLLVLTGFESWTSGSAGEACKGMRSATCTLGEEEEEGFQAGDARSSSGSVSGNVGGGSGASGGVGDTGLVDYSSGISLNDQVFLSEAEDFQNEFYADSEARESGKQADQNSAAKDHDHESLSVGKLSDKSSASELSSGDADSMRDRASLKSADSSQDLKQASEGEEGAELEEEETTNDLKVPAVDLSTPKLELSFSAFTEVSGTTVANLESEFVSTMVLEETDKGMMGEQVEEADQDPTEESLAKEQKILLDTVCKTVRWLSAKLGPTVTSRCVARNLLRLLTNCYIGPESHHFVSPGLEESTLESVGMGSVYEKRPVVGDRAAASVLDCLIYIAQLYGEPVLTYQYLPYIGYLVSPPSSQRLNTRKEASLLGAVALTQKIVVFLSDTTLMDMLMKINRDVLLPLLDLLTNPHMGFPSGGQTRTVVCLKTLSLMALICLRIGREMVQQHMADTLRRFFAVFSLLHFLRPQMESAPRRVVGEVTVVDVSTPEDSSETYELAVLEELQSVFSAEMAHASYIPFYCLIGDMAIRKVVPNHELVWQLASSYHQSVSPAAPRVDMPPSSSSDFGRLSGCGPSLSNSNPLGDPVPESGTFGSHLVGNRIQVSSPNMSLAGSWGRSNHTAAINATATITSAISSASVGVAPFSSSWVTGPPPEDSALKQELARSGRSLQGNWLAYWQYEIGLNHQDPHFHFHQIRLQSFPGHSGATKCLAPLAGEDYFLSGGKDKTVKLWPLYNRGDGTQEVEARLTYTDHRKSVFYVGQLEASQEVVSCDGTVHLWDQYTGRQIRSYEAVDGKNPITAVTTMPAPHCSVVFGSADSVLRFIDPRKPGLQHEFRLAYNNISAGLIRYLAVSPAGRTVAAGFSSGFIVLLDARTGLVLRGWPAHEGDILQMKAADGNLVISSSTDYTLAVWKDLEIKPLRVYKSQSDPVHALDFYGSEIVTGTMANKVGVYSVADISLSPVSSTKLSSENFRGTLTSLAVLPTKRLLLLGSDNGAIRLLA